The region aaaaaaccTTGAAAGAGGGTACCAAAACTTCTACACAAAGgggcagaaaagaaaatgctcatTTCGATAAATGCATCaagaaatatgatataaaacacactgtatgtaATCTGTGAAATACTGCAGTGATGTGTAATGTAAAGGATCAATAGTAAACTGACAACAGcttaatgaaacattaaacactaTATGTTAATAACAGAGAgcttaaaaaagaaagcatgcaCAAACTGATAGGTGTTGAAAATGCTTGAGTCAGTAAATTTTCCGGTCTGCTAACCTGAATCACAACATGCCTATATAAATAATTGAGACTTTCTGATTAAGCAGTTGTAAGGTCCTGTATCTTTTAAAGTCATGACTTTAGAGTGTGACACCCAGAAATGCAACCACATCCTGCTGCTCTTTTGATCGTATTCCTGCAACCGACATTGAGCCACGTTTAACATTCCACCTCAGTTATTTGTCTGGTAGGCAGCTTTGCCCTGCAGCAACAAGAGAGTAGGTTGGGAGGCATGCAGCAAGCATCATGGCGGCCAGAGAAGGAAACAAAAGAGCCAGTCAGGTCTGAAGCCTGTCAGTGGGTGTAGGATGTAGCGACAGTCGCTGCAGGGACCAAAAAGACCTCCTTGTTCTGGTTGAGCCCAGACGCCGGGTCAGCTgatgcaagtgtgtgtttgtgtgtgagagaggaaggcGGAGTATGTCAGCCTGTTGTGCCTGTCCGTGGTTTAAATGACCTCATTAGAGCCAAAGattcaaaattgtattatttcacCTCATCAACCTCACTGATTCCCCATACGACGGCTCACAGTTGTCcccttatttttatttctgcattatGGTCACACTGCCCCCACGATCCTCTAAAAGATTAGCAGGTACAGCTGATGGATGGTCACACACGTTTTCTTCCGGCTGAATGCACCTCTGAGCAGGATGGTTATGTGTGCTGCTATATTGAGCTTGTCCACAGGGGGCGATGCTGTGTATTTAGTTTGCAGCCGTAAGAGCATCTGCTCCTGCTCAGTTCTTGTTTCATATTCTGCATGCTCGTCACCCCTCCGCTCTTTAAAAAAGGATGAGTGGTGCTGCTTTTGATTCTGACTGTAATATAGTAAGTCCTCTCTGAACAGTGCggtcctttctctctcttgagTTAGAGATGAAATTATTTCAAAGTGTTTCAATGCCACATATTTTCTGGTGATGAGGTTTTGAGACATTATATGTTGCTACCAATAATTTCAAATCCTAATGTAGAAAATTGACAAATAGCAGTACATGCTTTAAGTTAAACAATGTAGCATTGCATTACTCATCATCATATATTATTACTAAGCATTTTTGGTTGTTGTTAATTGCATGTGAAAAGTAGAGAGGTGACAGGGAACAGGAGTTGGAATTGAATCAGTGACGTTGGCATCACAGTGTAGACAGATTATATGAATCTTTAAACACAAGTCAACAGGGCTGGTCCCAAATGTACATGTTTTGGTAGTTCAAGTTTAATTATTTCCACAAGCTTATACAAGAGAAATGCAGTCTCCCACCATTGATTTGAATCATTTCTTCCAACCGTGCGTCGATCACTACCTGACTCTTAATGAGTTCTGGTTCCTTCTACAAGTTCTCTCACAGATTCCAAATGAGAGTCGTTTGCTCACAATATTGTCATTGTTGTTCCCATTCAAGATAAATTGTTACAGTATTGTCTTTCTAGACACCAAAATGGAATTTCTTATGGTATTGTTTTTGAGAACATGACACCTTTTTGGAGAAATGCGGCAACCCtttggttctgaaaagtgaagccattgTGCAAGTGCCTTAAACCTTCATTCTTTCTAATGGTCATCAGGAAGCAAAAATAAGTCGTATCATATATAAGTCTACGAGACTTGTGTGAATTCTCGTCACGGTTATAGGTGCATTTCTTATGTTTATGTTTGGAGCTTTTGCTGTTTTGCAAAGTTTGTGCTGTTTGGAAAACTGCTTtgcaacaatgcaacaaaacaGTTAAGAAAAACTGTCAGTAATTAAGATGACAAGACACAACTGGATTAAAGTGATCATGATGGAAAattactaaaaaaatatttgtaaaattgaatttaatgtgtgtgcctGCTAGGAGATGATAAAGGCTCAGTCAAGGTATACAGAGACAAACGgtgtgaaagagagaatgtgctgctttgaatgaaatgttttcacagtttgCATCTTGCAGCTTTTCTGAAACTGACagtaaataaactgaaatgaagGAAAATGCAGGTAATTAGGATGACTCGGTTTGTGATGCCTCTATTTTACTCTCTTTTAGCGATCCTGAACCCTAAACAGCCAAAAGAGAACAAGAGTTTCAACTTTGACTATTCTTACTGGTCACACACCACGGTAAGTTTTACTGCATCACTTAGTTTTAAATATGTGTACTACTTGTCTGATAAGAAATGAAGGACTTGCACTAGAACAAGTCACTAATAATTGATTTGAATTGAAATATTTATCTCTTTATTCCTGCTgcgctgcctctctctctctgcagcccgAGGACATCAACTTCGCCTCCCAGCTGCAGGTGTACAAGGACATTGGCGAGGAGATGCTGTTTCATGCCTTTGAAGGCTACAACGTGTGTATATTTGCATACGGTCAGACAGGAGCAGGCAAAAGCTACACCATGATGGGACGACAGGAGAAGGACCAAGAAGGAATCATACCTCTGGTAAAACAGAATACAGTTCAGAACAATAATTAAACACATAATCCAATTATCTTTTATAACTGTTAGAACAGTACAAATAATCAACAATGCAACCTTAACCATATCAGTTACTGTCTTTTCTAGCTGTGTGAAGACCTTTTCACCAAGATCCATGGCACCAATAACGACAACAACATGTCTTACTCGGTGGAGGTGAGTGACGGCAAACTGTTTCATGTATTCTATTTCCCCCTGAACAGTCAGATAAATTAAAggaaacattacaaatattGTTGATGGGCAGCTGTAATTGTAATTATATTTGTGCATTAAATAGTCTGAGGCAAATTCACttgattttgaatattttattcgCCCTGGGGCTACCGAGGTAATGATAGCCCTGAGGCTACCGAGGTAATGATAACcaattaataaatcataaaaacattttaaaacacatccGTCTCTGTGCCTGCTCCAGGTGAGTTACATGGAGATCTACTGTGAGCGGGTGCGCGACCTGCTGAATCCCAAGAACAAAGGAAACCTGCGTGTCCGAGAGCATCCTCTGATGGGTCCCTACGTTGAAGATCTGTCCAAACTGGCCGTCACCTCGTACAATGACATCCAGGACCTGATGGACTCTGGAAACAAGGCCAGGTAATCAGAGTGGGACTGAATGACAGGGACATACTCCTtagatgtctgtgtgtgttggtggatGGAAAAGATATACGCGGATGAGGGATTTGGATGTTTAAGTAAATAATTGAAATGACGGATGGACCAGACAGTGTTTAAGTCAGTAATATGCACCTAAcacagcatttttattttttttcaggactGTGGCTGCTACCAACATGAACGAAACCAGCAGCCGCTCCCACGCCGTCTTCAACATCATCTTCACACAGAAGAAACACGAAATGGATTCGGAGAACACCTCAGAAAAGGTTTGAACAACAAGCTCATGCCTTAGAAATCACCCAGTCTGacagttgtttttctgcttctcagacaaacaaatcaatgagTGGAATAGTTTTATGATTCTAGTTTCACCACAGAAGCATCAGAAGAGATGCTACAAGGCAGAAAcgattttattatcttttatgaCCCGAGTGGAGGCCATCGGTGGTGTAGTTATCTGAGGAATGTGTTGTTGAATTGATCGATAACACTTTACTGCCAGTTGTCCCTGTGCAGTTTCAGGTGAAATATGTTAGCTGAGGTGGATGTTTGATCTTTTGTATCATCACAGGTCAGCAAGATCAGCCTGGTGGACTTGGCTGGCAGCGAAAGAGCTGACTCAACTGGAGCTAAAGGAACCAGACTGAAGGTGAGAGCAGGAAACAGTTTTTAGGCTGTTTTCAATTTAATAATGATTGTTTGAATGCagtatttcaaatatataagAAGATTGACAAATACTCAGTAAGACTGGCTTTTATTTTCAGGAAGGAGCAAACATCAACAAATCTCTGACGACACTGGGGAAAGTTATTTCTGCTCTAGCTGAACAAGTATGTTTATTTCACACTTGTCATCAAGAATATTCtgttacaaattatttttattttatgttgtccAAATAACAAACGTTGTCATTTCTCTTTCAACTATCAGGACTCGGTACCAAACAAGGTCAGTAATACTAACACATTTGAAACTTCAAATTTAATATATTGCCAACAATATTAAAGAAAATTCAGAGATCAATTGTGCTTGTTTTGTGTacagaacaagaaaaagaagaaggtggAGAATTTTGTTCCCTACAGAGACTCAGTTCTGACTTGGCTACTGAGGGAGAACCTGGGTACGCACACATAATAGTGAACCTTAGTTTTTactcaaataaacacattttctctgtaaGTTTTTATTGTCCTACTCTCTGTCTTCCAGGAGGAAACTCTCGTACAGCCATGGTGGCCGCCCTCAGCCCTGCGGACATTAACTACGATGAGACTCTCAGTACCCTCAGGTGAGTAAAATGTCAATAACCTCTCTTTTTGAAGATCATTGAATCTTCGTGTACCTGTACAAATGCCTGCTAAACAGAGCACTGCTTTCACTGCCACGTTGTGCTAGACTCCTGCTAATCTATAAATCTTTGAATGCTGACCCATTCACGAGATGCCCGGGAAATGGGTCAGCATTCATGGGCATCTcctagaaacaaaaaaaaatgtcaccaaaCGTTTTAACCCCAAATTAAATCAACAGAGCACTGCTACATTCCTACTAATTTACAAATCGTACCAAGTCTTAAAGACTTCAAATAAGGTTTGTCTACTCTGGACTCCAGCTAATTGTATGAAGCCAAAAGTTTGTAATCACAATTAATATTGGAATAGTTGGTAGGCTAGTATTGTCATTAGTTGATCATTGTCTTTCAGTATTGAGAGCCTGAGGAATCATGCTTCATAGCTTAATGGCTTCTTGACCTGGATGACCTCTGTCCCTCTAGGTACGCTGATCGTGCCAAACAGATCCGATGTAATGCCGTGATCAACGAGGACCCCAGCAACCGTCTGGTGCGTGAGCTGAAAGAGGAGGTGGCTCGCCTCAGAGACCTGCTGTTCTCACAGGGCCTGGGGGACATCATAGAGAGTGAGTGTCGCACAAAGAAACGCTGACTCAAAGAAAACGCACTTatataggcacacacacacacacaaacctgaatTTATACCCAttgtgcagtttttttctgaCTGTACATGTAAGACAGAGGATGACAGTTAAACTTGGAGTGTGGGTGTCTCTCTCCCCcattctcttttctcctctgtccTATCAGCATATCGCTGCAACGACCCGGTCATCGCTGGTTTGAAATGTTGGTATAACTCTATCAAGCCTGCGCTTTGcaactaaaaaaatgaatcccGAGCCGTACTTCCTCCTCCGACACACCAGAGCCCTTTACTAACATGCCAAGAGATCTTATGTGAACTCAGACATGaattaagtaaaatacattcaaatcctactttattatttagagcaacacaaaaataatcTATAGTTGCTGTATTAAGTTACTCTTTTCTCAGGAATTCTGCAAAAtggcctccttttttctttccattagtTCTAGTTTCCATggtaatatgtttttttcttctctcatttaATCTGGGATGTCCAGCCTCTTAATACTTTCATCCTTACAGAGCAATTTTAAATTGGCTGGGATTTTCTATTTCACTGAGAAGCTTTGCTCTGTGATCCTGTAGCCGATCATTAAGAATCTGAGTAGCCTGACTCTTTgcttctgcaaaaaaagaaaagagtggaAGGATTTTGTTTTACCAGACTAGTGATGATGGAAGAAAGCAATGACTGGGAGGACGCCATTTTAGATTGCAGAGGAACTCCCTTTCTTTCATCCTGGTTCTCTGTGTGTGGAGCTAATTTAAGCTATGAGTCAGGTGCTTAGAGGCCTGCATCTCTGAGAGCTGTGCTTCCAAAGGCTGTGTTAATGctttgaaaacacaaggaaatgCAAACATATGAACATATCGGTCTTATTGCATTGTAGCgatgtatatatttttggttttatttctcaTGGACATTCTCATGCTTGTGAGCTTGTTGAGTGTGTcggggacagaaaaaaaaggtctcaGACTTTTAGTCTATTTGGCATTTTGTGCTCTATCAGTTTGAGTtgctctttcctctctgtctgcgATGGCTTTGGTGAAATGACCTCTGCTTCTTCGATCCATTATTTGagctttctcttctttttttgtactCCTTCCCGTTCTTCCCCtattcatttcctttttatctGCGTGCTCCTCTCAATCCCTGATGTCTCTCCTTAATTACCCGGCGTCTGCTCCGTCCTTCCGTccttctgtccttctgtccttctgtccttctgtccttccttccttccttccttccttccttccttccttccttccttccttccttccttccttcctcactTCCATGCAACGCCTCTCTCTCTGGCAGACCTGTGCGATTACAAGAACTTTGTGAATAATCGCGAGGCTGTCAATCAAAGGGGTGATCTCTCCGCAGTGTCCAATGCCATGACAGGAATGAGTCCCTCCCCCTCGCTCTCGACCCTGTCCAGTCGCGTTGGGTCCATCGCCAACCTCCATGACCGCATCTTCAGCCCGGCCAGTGAAGAGGCCATCGAGAGGCTCAAGGTAAGAGGGGTGATATTGAAATTGTCCAGGAAATTGTAGGTTAGATATGGGCTTGTGGACAGAGATACAAGGTCAGCTTCTTGCTAAATCCAAGATTGAGCAAAGTGAATAATTCCATTTTGTATAATTTATAGATCTCTGTCTTAATATTAccaacaggaaacagaaaaaatcaTTGCAGAGCTCAATGAGACTTGGGAAGAGAAGCTGCGACGTACCGAGGCCATCCGTATGGAGAGGTTCGTCAAACCTATCCATGCATGATTCATATCAGATTATTCTCCCCCAagtaatttatatttaacagacGTTAAAACAAATggactatttttttaatttaagtttttataaAAATTTGGACTAGTCAAACATCATatgaagtaaacaaataaaccccacaaataaacaaacaaacacaaaatacaactATGTTtgattaagataaataaaaggaaaaaaatgtgtgttcatatatcaaatataaacaaagcacatgatcatttgattttaaataccATATCACATATATCTCAACTATGAAggatgttaaataaaatatttctcttcctcctcatacatgatataaaaatataaaattgttcTTTTGCTATTAACATAGCTTATCATCAAGTCAAAGGAAGTGTTATCCTTAATCAGCATAACACAGTCAGTAAATTCTGGTCGAGTTTGAGTCTTCAAGTGATGAAGAATAATTCTAGCTACAGCGGTGGAGCCTGTCGATTGCTTTACCAACTTGTGCTTTAGCTATTCTTGCTGGTAATGGACTATCTTTGATGGATGAACCCTTGAGCTGAATATGGACCTAAAGTCTTTAAGGATATATTGTGTTGTTGGATTGCCAAACTGCTTAGAAAGTAATAATACACCATATTTTTTAGCTATGCTAGCAACATGTGTGATTGGTTCCCACAGAGAGGCCCTTCTGGCTGAAATGGGTGTTGCCATGAGAGAAGATGGAGGCACTTTGGGCGTCTTCTCCCCGAAAAAGGTACCAAGCATCGTCACTGTTGCACAATAGTTTGACATATTTACAACATctgtccaaacacacaaacactaaaacatatTTGCCATTATTTCCCTTTAGACGCCTCATCTGGTGAATCTGAACGAAGACCCGCTGATGTCAGAGTGTCTGCTGTATTATATCAAAGACGGCAtcacaaagtatttttttttatatttaaattttttgagATTTAATCCAGATACTGCGCTGTTTCTGTGAATTTGTCTAAATTTGTTTGCCTTATCTTCACTTAGGGTTGGCCGTGAAGATGCCAAGACTCGCCAAGACATTGTTCTCAGCGGCCATTTCATCAGAGATGAACACTGCACCTTCAGCAGCACCATCGGTCCTCAGGGAGAAGGTAAAGGCTGGCTACTCTCTCTCAAgattaacatgttaaataaatgttgtaacaTGTAATTTCGTATAGTAAATGAAGACATACATATTGTATATGTGTTTAAGTCTTTGTTGAAATAGTTCTGTAATCTTCTTTTGAACAGGATGTGTAATCCTGGAGCCATGTGAGGGTTCAGAGACGTATGTCAACGGGAAGCGAGTCAGCTCGCCCATTGTTCTGCGATCTGGTGCGTGAGAAGCTTCATATTATTTTGCTAGAAAAGATGTAAGACAAAGTAACTGTACCAAGAGAGTAAACAGAGCAATGTATAGGTAGGAAGAGATAAGTCTGTGTCACATTTGTATTGCTTGCATTAAGTGTTTGGTAATCAGGAAAGCGTCCAAAGAATTTTAGTATGTCAACACAGGTCTAATCTGTAATTAatgttaattcattttgtttttgtgtgcactTTTTAGGGAACCGCATCATCATGGGAAAGAGCCACGTGTTTCGCTTCAACGACCCGGAGCAGGCTCGTATGGAGCGAGAGAAGACGCCGTGCGCCGAGACGCCGGTTGAGCCCGTCGACTGGGCCTTCGCTCAGAGAGAGCTGCTGGAGAAACAGGGCATCGACATGAAGCAGGAGATGGAGCAGAGGTGTGTGGGGaacacattattatttcattgcATTTGATTATATAACTTTTCTAGCATGGAGTTTTGTATCTCTTTCAGGCTTCAGGAGCTCGAAGATCAGTACcgcaaagaaagagaagaagctAGTAACCTGCTAGAACAACAGAGACTGGTGAGTCAATAGAAATAcggtttattatttattttaccttttaaatgtataatttatgaCCAGTTAAGGTGTCTGATAGAAATAAATACCAGCTTCACATGAGTATTTGAACtgaatctgtgttttctttcaggatTATGAGAGTAAACTAGAGGCTCTCCAGAAACAAGTGGACTCCCGATACCTGGAGTCtcctgaggaagaagaggaacctGAAGAGGAAGGTGATACTGTCACTTTTTAACTGACTCATCACAACAATCATCTCTGAATCCAGCTTTGTATTTGGTCAGAATGTACTCACATATCATGTGTCTGTCCCCCTCAGTGCCGTGGACGCCACGTGAGACTGAGTTGGCTCTGTGGGCTTTCAGGAAGTGGCGTTTCTACCAGTTCACTTCTCTCAGGGATCTGCTTTGGGGCAACGCCATCTTCCTTAAAGAGGCTAATGCCATCAGTGTGGAGCTAAAGAAAAAGGTGGGATGTTTGTTACTGTAAAACATTGTCCTTATTCAACCCTGTCACATATGAAATGTCATgtgctattattattttaaatttttaggTACAGTAAGTATAAAACTGATTTTTCTAGATAACATAATCCCAATCTAGTtccatatacagtacatttttgCTGTTAAAGTCTTAACAGTGACTCAAATTTGGCTTGTATTGTTGAGAGCATTCATCCTTTTTTAAGTCAGAGTGCAAATATGGCATCATTTCAATGTGACGCTGGTGTTTGAAGAGTTTGCTCTTCAGTCCAGACTTGAGGCAGACTGCTTGTTATTAAGTGTCGGTCAGTGGCCATTCTTGACTTCCAACAATGAGTTAGCACAGTGAGTCATCGCAATGTAATACACAGTGCTGCATATTAAATTTGAGCTCTGTCCAGTCATCCATCTAATAAAAGGTGCTCATGACGAAGCATTTTTTTCAGCCAAAATGAAACTCTACTCTAatcaagtttttgttttcaataagcagaaaaacaaacttttacttGCTAAGTAATCCTTCTGATGTTATGCAACTGTCGGTATACAGTAGTAATACCTCCATTTATCTGTGCTTTATGTAGACAGTAGGCGATTTGTTAATCCCTGTATAGTTTTGAATATAATATACATCCAGGACGAAACTGACAGAAGGGCTGGAAATTAAAAGTCCCaattataaatatgtttgttactTTAGCACTGCAGACAGAGCCATGGATTTATCATAGAGCAGTTAGGCTAATGACCATGGGCCATAAATTCTGCACAAACCTTAGTCAGATATAAAGGATAAATGCAACAGTCAGACTAGAGTAATAAATTAAACTTAACAACCCCAGCACTCTTCTTGCCACAAGGGAATGGAGAGGgggaattacattttaacaagGGACAtgcattttggtcattttgcttAAAAGCGGGATGGCATCTCACATCACCTACTGCTTGCAGAAATggtattttttaatgaaaacaaatatcacagtATCACTCCTCTTATTTGTTGTGGTGATAAAAggtcttttgtatttattttgcatgtgCAATGACATAATAAGTCGATATGATGCAGGAGCATATAAACCAGCAGTCACTCATGTTTTATGTCTCATGTTGTCCACAGGTTCAGTTCCAGTTCGTCTTGTTGACAGACACTCTGTACTCCCCCTACCACCCGACCTGCTGCCCCCGAGCATAGCCCAAGAGAGGGAGAAACGACCCTTCCCCCGAACCATTGTCGCTGTTGAAGTACAAGATCAGAAGAACGGAGCCACACATTACTGGACTCTGGAGAAACTCAGGTACAGTGATTTTGTAAGTAATTACAGTGTTAAAAGCTCATTCCATGGTCAAGGTCTGTTTATTCACCCATAAAATCATGGAAATGTTGGAGTTCACATCATTATCATCTGATGCTGATttaaatgatatgatataatacccacaaactaaaaaacaaaccattgaTATTGATACATGGTttctattaaaaatgtaaaagaaccACATGAATACTAACTACTCTCTAACAGTATTATGTGTTTCTATGTCATCCCTGTCTTTATATCCTGTTTTCATCCATGCTTCAGCACACACAGTATAGACAGACAGGTCCTTACTCTATAAGTTTGAATTTCTTTTCATGCTGCCCCCTGCAGGCAGAGGCTGGACCTGATGAGGGAAATGTACGATCGTGCCGCAGAGCTCCCCAGCAGCGCTGTGGAGGACTGTGACCACGCCCTCACCGGAGGCGACCCCTTCTACGACCGCTTCCCCTGGTTTCGTCTTGTCGGCAGGTACGTCACCTCCCTCCCGCCTGGAGGCTGCATCGATTAaaatctcttctctttctctttattgcACAATAAATCATCACTCCCTACCTTCTCCTCAGGGCTTTTGTGTACCTGAGTAACCTGCTGTACCCGGTGCCCCTGGTACATCGCGTGGCCATCGTCAGTGAGAAAGGAGAGGTGAAAGGCTTCCTCAGAGTGGCTGTGCAGGCCATCTCAGGTACAAATACAAGTTGAATATCAGTCTTATCACAGGCAGATGCTGTTGAACATATTGTAGCTGTTCTATTGTATTGAGAAAACGTGATTTAACTTcttatctctctgttttgtcCCCCTTCAGCTGATGAGGAGGCCCCTGATTATGGTTCTGGTGTGAGGCAGTCAGGCACTGCCAAGATCTCCTTTGAAGACAAACAGTTTGAGAAGGTACTTATTCGCTGGTGATTTGTACTGGTATTCTCTGAATGTGTCCTCTACAACcaataaaagtcaaatatagTTTAAGcacaagtgtttttaaaaaagagagtcagaatttgaatttatttctgaatgtaaatgtttggtGTAAATTGGATCCAGTCTGATTTTTTTCTATCTTGTTCCAGTTCCAGACCGAGTCGTGTCCTGGCGGTCTCTCCCACTCTAACACCTCCCAGGAGGAGCTGCGATTCGTGGAGGGTGAAGGACAGAGTGCAGAGATAGGAGTATCTGCCGATGAGGTCAACAACAACACCTGTCCAGGTGAGGTTTTCCCCACATATGTTCATGGTACACCAACgctgaaataaatgttttgtttaaaaggaAAATTATCCCCAAAAGTTTTAACACCAGGCACGTGTGTTTTCATGTAGCCATGATAGAGGCTCCTCCCAGCCCAGTGAAGAGTTCAGGTCTGGGTCTGGATCTTCCTCTGGACCTCTCCCCGGAGAAAGCTCTGTCCCACCTGAAGATCGGCAGCACCTTCACCTTCAGAGTCACCGTTCTACAGGCATCCAGCATCTCAGCCGAGTACGCCGACATCTTCTGCCAGTTCAAGTGAGTTTCAAGAACGTCTTGTAAATTATATTGTCTATCTGCTACACATTTCTTACTAAACTCTAACTCTCTCTTCTGTAAACAATAAGTAGTATATCATTGCATGCACATTTACTCCTGCTGTTAAAGCTTATATCACATTGTTTCGCATTAAATAATCTGCAGAACAATTATCtcaaaaaagatgcaaaacaacgTGTCCTCAACACTTAAGATTTTAATCATCAGGTTGTAGTTAAAGATGCTGCACAAGAATGAAATCAATACATAATGATATTAACCAAAATGTTCAATGATGTAGATGTTTGTGGTTCGTGGCACCACGCATAATTACTAGTATGTGTGGTGGTCAGCCTGATGCATTTGGTTGACGTAATGTGCAGGAAGAGCAAAGGGAGGTCAGTCTTATATAATGGATTTACTTTTTTCAGCTTCATCCATCGCCATGACGAAGCTTTCTCCACTGAGCCGCTGAAGAACACGGGCAGAGGACCTCCGCTGGGCTTCTACcatgttcaaaatgtaaacagtgGACATAACATTCACACCTATTATAAGAAAATATTTCTGATTACACATAGTTGTCTGAAGGGTGTGTTTGAATTGTATTTCCTCTCTTCTGTGTCAGATCACAGTGGAGGTGACAAAGTCCTTCGTGGAGTACATCAAGACTCAGCCCATCGTCTTCGAGGTGTTTGGTCACTATCAGAAGCAACCCTTCCCTCCGCTCTGCAAAGACCTGATCAGGTCAGGAACTTTTATTTCCACCAGCCGTTGCCCAATGTGGGTGATATTTTTAGTTTCCTCACGTTTGGTTTCATTGACTTGTCTTTTTAGCCCGCTGCGACCTTCCAGGAGGCAGTTCCCCAGGGTGATGCCCCTATCCAAACCAGGTTAGCCGTGACATTTAATGTGCCTGAGTAtatcaaaagtttgtttttattaactatATGATCTCTGCAACCCGCTCTATTTTCCCACTGCCAGTTTGatattaaaaacagtttatttttagtACAGGCTGGTTTACTCAGTCTCCAACATTAATCTGCTCTTTCTTCGTTCCTTCAGTGCCGGCCACAAAGCTCAGCACTCTGACTCGCTCCACTGCAGGACCTTGTCACGCCAAATACGACCTCATGGCCTTCTTTGAGATCTGTGAGCTGGAAGCTAATGGAGAGTGAGTTGCATCTTTATCGCTGTGTTTCCACTTCAATTCCATTAAGCAAGGAACATAGTAAATCATGCTGTatgcaagaaaaataattttactGTTTTCTGAT is a window of Anoplopoma fimbria isolate UVic2021 breed Golden Eagle Sablefish chromosome 3, Afim_UVic_2022, whole genome shotgun sequence DNA encoding:
- the kif1ab gene encoding LOW QUALITY PROTEIN: kinesin-like protein KIF1A (The sequence of the model RefSeq protein was modified relative to this genomic sequence to represent the inferred CDS: inserted 1 base in 1 codon) encodes the protein MATASVKVAVRVRPFNSRETGKDSKCIIQMTGNTTTILNPKQPKENKSFNFDYSYWSHTTPEDINFASQLQVYKDIGEEMLFHAFEGYNVCIFAYGQTGAGKSYTMMGRQEKDQEGIIPLLCEDLFTKIHGTNNDNNMSYSVEVSYMEIYCERVRDLLNPKNKGNLRVREHPLMGPYVEDLSKLAVTSYNDIQDLMDSGNKARTVAATNMNETSSRSHAVFNIIFTQKKHEMDSENTSEKVSKISLVDLAGSERADSTGAKGTRLKEGANINKSLTTLGKVISALAEQDSVPNKNKKKKKVENFVPYRDSVLTWLLRENLGGNSRTAMVAALSPADINYDETLSTLRYADRAKQIRCNAVINEDPSNRLVRELKEEVARLRDLLFSQGLGDIIENLCDYKNFVNNREAVNQRGDLSAVSNAMTGMSPSPSLSTLSSRVGSIANLHDRIFSPASEEAIERLKETEKIIAELNETWEEKLRRTEAIRMEREALLAEMGVAMREDGGTLGVFSPKKTPHLVNLNEDPLMSECLLYYIKDGITKVGREDAKTRQDIVLSGHFIRDEHCTFSSTIGPQGEGCVILEPCEGSETYVNGKRVSSPIVLRSGNRIIMGKSHVFRFNDPEQARMEREKTPCAETPVEPVDWAFAQRELLEKQGIDMKQEMEQRLQELEDQYRKEREEASNLLEQQRLDYESKLEALQKQVDSRYLESPEEEEEPEEEVPWTPRETELALWAFRKWRFYQFTSLRDLLWGNAIFLKEANAISVELKKKVQFQFVLLTDTLYXPLPPDLLPPSIAQEREKRPFPRTIVAVEVQDQKNGATHYWTLEKLRQRLDLMREMYDRAAELPSSAVEDCDHALTGGDPFYDRFPWFRLVGRAFVYLSNLLYPVPLVHRVAIVSEKGEVKGFLRVAVQAISADEEAPDYGSGVRQSGTAKISFEDKQFEKFQTESCPGGLSHSNTSQEELRFVEGEGQSAEIGVSADEVNNNTCPEAPPSPVKSSGLGLDLPLDLSPEKALSHLKIGSTFTFRVTVLQASSISAEYADIFCQFNFIHRHDEAFSTEPLKNTGRGPPLGFYHVQNITVEVTKSFVEYIKTQPIVFEVFGHYQKQPFPPLCKDLISPLRPSRRQFPRVMPLSKPVPATKLSTLTRSTAGPCHAKYDLMAFFEICELEANGDYIPAVVDHRGGMPCHGTFLLHQGIQRRITVTIAHETGNDIEWKEVKELVIGRIRNTPEADETIIDPNILSLNILSSGYFWPKHNDNLSLGVDHRTFYRFEAAWDSSMHNSLLLNRVTPYGEKIYITLSAYLEMENCTQPTVITKDFCMVFYSRDAKLPASRSIRNLFSTGCLRPSESNRVTGVYEVTLCHVADNGSPGMQRRRRRVLDTSVAYVRGEENLAGWRPRSDSLILDHQWELEKLSLLQEVEKTRHYLLLREKLEATLLAGQDALYKSSDISDFAKSPVLSHSPGSSPALDSPNQRQRELAAKCLRLLMHTFNREYSQVSSSASESKLSEMSASLMRDSSSSGLSTLTPSSTCPSLVEGNYDLRHTEPSSGASTPDLDPYSPVDRKKALRGCSFVPDIQEIRVSPIVSKKGYLHFLEPHTSGWVKRFVVVRRPYVYLYRSERDNVERAVINLSSAKVEYSEDKQTLLRTPNTFAVCTEHRGILLQATNDKEMHDWLYAFNPLLAGTIRSKLSRRKSIQSVPSAMRM